The Puntigrus tetrazona isolate hp1 chromosome 16, ASM1883169v1, whole genome shotgun sequence genome includes a region encoding these proteins:
- the ddc gene encoding aromatic-L-amino-acid decarboxylase, which translates to MDAAEFRRRGKEMVDYVADYLENIEKRQVYPDVEPGYLRSLIPEEAPEESESYEDVVKDIERVIMPGVTHWHSPYFYAYFPTAHSFPAMLADMLCGAIGCIGFSWAASPACTELETVMLDWLGKMLKLPEDFLAGTEGRGGGVIQGTASEATLIALLAARSKIVKLIQADHPDRSETDIISKLVAYSSDQAHSSVERAGLIGGVRMKKIPTDNKFSVRGAALQKVLEEDRAAGLIPFFFCATLGTTPSCAFDRVTELGPICNAEKIWMHIDAAYAGSAFICPEFRPLLNGVEFADSFNFNPHKWLLVNFDCSAMWVKKRSDIIGAFKMEPLYLKHDHQESGLVTDYRHWQIPLGRRFRSLKMWFVFRMYGLKGLQAYIRKHVGLAKEFETLVRADQRFEISADVVLGLVCFRLKGSNELNETLLKRINSARKIHLVPCQLAGKFVLRFAVCARTTESRHVQEAWSHISHLASELLQELPH; encoded by the exons ATGGATGCAGCAGAGTTCCGGAGACGAGGGAAGGAGATGGTGGACTATGTGGCAGATTACTTAGAGAACATTGAGAAGAGGCAGGTTTACCCTGACGTGGAACCTGGATATCTCAGGTCACTGATTCCTGAGGAGGCCCCGGAGGAGTCAGAGAGCTATGAGGATGTGGTCAAAGACATAGAGAGGGTGATCATGCCAGGG GTGACACACTGGCACAGCCCGTACTTCTATGCATACTTTCCTACAGCCCACTCTTTTCCTGCAATGCTGGCTGACATGCTGTGTGGAGCCATTGGCTGCATTGGATTCTCTTgg gcAGCGAGTCCTGCCTGTACAGAGCTAGAGACAGTGATGCTGGACTGGCTGGGGAAGATGCTGAAGCTACCAGAGGATTTCCTGGCTGGTACAGAGGGCAGAGGGGGTGGGGTCATTCAG GGTACTGCCAGTGAAGCCACTCTCATAGCTCTTCTTGCTGCTCGCTCCAAAATCGTCAAACTGATCCAGGCTGACCATCCTGACCGATCTGAGACAGACATTATATCCAAACTAGTCGCATACTCATCTGATCAG GCACACTCATCGGTGGAGAGGGCAGGTTTGATAGGTGGAGTAAGGATGAAGAAAATTCCCACCGACAATAAGTTTTCTGTGCGAGGAGCTGCACTGCAGAAAGTTTTAGAAGAGGACAGAGCCGCAGGACTCATAccatttttt TTTTGTGCAACATTGGGAACAACTCCATCCTGTGCATTTGACCGCGTCACTGAGCTCGGCCCTATAT GTAATGCAGAGAAAATCTGGATGCACATTGATGCTGCATATGCTGGGAGTGCATTTATCTGTCCAGAGTTCAGACCCCTGCTAAATGGAGTAGAG TTTGCAGACTCTTTCAATTTCAATCCTCATAAATGGCTCCTGGTGAACTTTGATTGCTCAGCAATGTG GGTGAAGAAAAGATCAGACATCATTGGAGCATTTAAAATGGAGCCGCTTTATCTGAAGCATGATCACCAAGAGTCAG GACTTGTGACTGATTATAGA CACTGGCAGATCCCATTGGGTCGTAGGTTCCGCTCTCTCAAGATGTGGTTTGTGTTCCGCATGTACGGACTCAAAGGTCTCCAAGCCTACATCCGCAAG CATGTAGGACTGGCCAAAGAGTTTGAGACTTTGGTGAGAGCTGATCAACGCTTTGAGATCTCCGCTGATGTTGTGCTGGGCCTCGTCTGCTTTAGACTCAAG GGCTCCAATGAATTAAACGAAACTCTGTTGAAGAGGATCAACAGCGCACGTAAGATCCATCTGGTACCGTGCCAACTGGCAGGCAAGTTTGTTCTGCGGTTTGCCGTGTGCGCCCGTACTACTGAGTCACGGCATGTTCAGGAGGCCTGGAGCCACATCAGCCACCTGGCATCGGAGCTGCTTCAGGAACTGCCCCACTGA
- the grb10b gene encoding growth factor receptor-bound protein 10 isoform X5 has product MPSCSPDCCLLRPGEIIKIFSEDGMGKVVEIPADMSARDLCQFLVYKNHCVDDNSWALVENHPALGLERCLEDHELVVQVQASMTSESKFLFRKNYAKYEFFKNPLNFFPEQMVAWCQETNGTIPPSQLLQNFLNSSSCPEIQGYLYVKEMGRKSWKKLYVFLRRSGLYFSTKGTSKEPRHLQLLADLEDSNVFTVITGRKLHNAPTDFEFCIKPNKVRNEVKELRMLCAEDEQSRTCWMTAFRLFKYGISLYQNYKIPQQRKTLLSHFSAPVRSVSENSLVAMDFSGRIGRVIDNPVEAQSAAMEEGHAWRKRSQRMNILGSPSPLHPSSLSGVIHRTQLWFHGRISREESHKMIHQQGRVDGMFLLRDSQSNPKAFVLTMCHHQKIKHFQILPCEEDGQMFLSLDDGATKFTDLIQLVEFYTLNRGVLPCKLKHPCTTVAL; this is encoded by the exons ATGCCATCGTGTTCTCCTGACTGTTGCCTGCTCAGGCCCGGGGAG ATCATAAAAATCTTCAGCGAGGATGGGATGGGAAAGGTGGTGGAGATCCCAGCCGACATGTCGGCGCGAGACCTGTGCCAGTTTCTCGTCTATAAAAACCATTGTGTGGACGATAACAGTTGGGCGCTTGTGGAGAATCATCCAGCCCTGGGACTCG AGAGATGTTTAGAAGACCATGAACTGGTTGTTCAAGTGCAGGCGTCAATGACCAGTGAGAGTAAATTTCTCTTCAGGAAGAACTATGCCAAAtatgaattctttaaaaatcctTTG AACTTCTTCCCAGAGCAAATGGTTGCCTGGTGTCAGGAAACGAACGGGACCATCCCCCCATCTCAGCTCCTGCAG AACTTCTTAAACTCCAGCAGTTGTCCTGAGATCCAGGGATATTTGTACGTGAAAGAAATGGGCAGGAAATCATGGAAGAAACTGTACGTGTTTTTAAGACGGTCAGGGTTGTACTTCTCAACAAAAGGAACGTCAAAG GAGCCCAGGCATTTACAGCTACTAGCAGACCTGGAGGACAGCAATGTCTTTACAGTAATAACAGGGAGAAAGTTGCACAATGCACCGACTGACTTTGAATTCTGCATAAAA CCTAATAAAGTAAGGAATGAAGTGAAAGAACTGAGGATGTTGTGCGCAGAGGACGAGCAGAGCAGAACATGCTGGATGACGGCCTTTAGACTCTTCAAG TATGGAATTTCGCTCTATCAAAATTACAAGATCCCCCAGCAGCGAAAAACCTTGCTTTCACACTTCTCCGCTCCTGTG AGGAGTGTCTCAGAGAATTCTCTGGTAGCCATGGATTTCTCAGGGAGGATAGGCCGAGTGATTGACAATCCTGTGGAGGCTCAGAGTGCTGCCATGGAGGAGGGACATGCCTGGAGA aagaGAAGTCAGCGTATGAATATACTAGGAAGCCCCAGCCCATTACACCCCTCATCATTAAGCGGAG TTATCCACAGAACTCAGCTGTGGTTTCACGGTCGTATTTCACGGGAGGAGTCCCACAAGATGATCCATCAGCAGGGAAGAGTGGATGG AATGTTTCTCTTGAGGGACAGCCAGAGCAATCCTAAGGCATTTGTGCTTACAATGTGTCACCACCAGAAAATCAAACATTTCCAGATTTTACCG TGTGAAGAAGACGGTCAAATGTTCCTGAGCCTCGACGATGGCGCCACCAAATTCACGGACCTGATCCAGTTGGTGGAGTTTTACACGCTAAACAGAGGAGTTCTGCCTTGCAAACTTAAACACCCCTGCACCACTGTGGCCTTATGA